Proteins co-encoded in one Bremerella sp. TYQ1 genomic window:
- a CDS encoding zf-HC2 domain-containing protein: MSLQLNDELLSAFLDGEVSDEERLQIETALKNSPEWRTRYHQLVETVNAVRTIPESPLPRDFSQDILAQIAARQQVDGQSGRPAPVVVAERSTSSVSQRRRSSSSSSNSIWITVAACLLVAVGLGIAMQSGIFGTSQDPKLAQQDPQVTPGTLPDDRAVASTDPVGDPVKPDEEVNDGNRSPFPSVEELAGQQNNAPIMDVPTDDPSMERSPIGIRVNVRTKPGEMKKPDVGMARPAALARSVFNLDPQEDPELDRIDLINFQRDDVLEEITSWVDLNDDGQVSDMEAQQAWMRFMQTEGSVPAFSEEALFVIDQDMNQKISTAEFHLAVASSRWHTSESMRKVWYRLDANADGVWSQDDFAMNARFAPKGMPSLAQQLAQWHALVDRSRDGKVTRLELALSSEQIQLLLKNWEQKILNPKTYDQTTALMSQFDRDGNGQLAGRELMRLKEKHQALAPQLENAGPNGLSAYELYLAIETQEL; encoded by the coding sequence ATGAGTTTGCAGCTAAATGACGAACTTCTTTCGGCTTTCCTAGATGGGGAAGTTTCGGACGAGGAACGTTTGCAAATTGAAACCGCGCTCAAAAATTCACCAGAATGGCGTACTCGGTACCACCAATTGGTAGAGACGGTGAACGCCGTTAGGACCATTCCTGAGTCGCCGTTGCCTCGCGATTTCTCGCAGGACATTCTCGCTCAGATCGCCGCACGGCAGCAAGTCGATGGCCAGTCAGGCCGTCCAGCTCCGGTGGTTGTCGCGGAAAGATCAACCTCTTCGGTCAGCCAACGACGTCGCAGTTCGTCATCGTCCAGCAATTCAATCTGGATTACGGTTGCGGCTTGTTTGCTAGTGGCTGTCGGGCTTGGTATTGCGATGCAGTCTGGCATCTTTGGGACTTCCCAAGATCCGAAGCTCGCTCAGCAAGATCCCCAAGTTACGCCAGGTACACTGCCGGATGATCGTGCTGTCGCATCGACCGATCCTGTCGGCGACCCTGTGAAGCCTGACGAAGAAGTCAATGACGGTAATCGTTCGCCATTCCCAAGTGTGGAAGAATTGGCCGGACAGCAAAACAATGCTCCAATCATGGATGTTCCAACCGACGATCCATCGATGGAACGAAGTCCGATTGGTATTCGAGTCAACGTTCGCACGAAGCCAGGCGAGATGAAAAAGCCTGATGTTGGCATGGCTCGCCCTGCCGCATTGGCACGTTCGGTATTCAATTTGGATCCTCAGGAAGATCCTGAACTCGATCGTATCGATCTGATTAATTTCCAACGAGACGACGTCTTGGAAGAGATCACCTCTTGGGTCGATCTGAACGACGATGGTCAGGTTTCGGACATGGAAGCTCAGCAAGCCTGGATGCGATTCATGCAGACCGAAGGCTCTGTGCCAGCGTTCAGTGAAGAAGCGCTGTTCGTTATCGATCAAGACATGAATCAAAAGATCTCAACGGCTGAATTCCATTTGGCGGTTGCCTCGTCGCGTTGGCATACCAGCGAAAGCATGCGGAAAGTTTGGTACCGTTTGGATGCCAATGCCGATGGTGTCTGGTCGCAAGACGACTTCGCAATGAATGCTCGTTTCGCACCCAAGGGCATGCCATCGCTCGCTCAGCAGCTTGCCCAATGGCACGCTCTTGTCGATCGTTCGCGCGACGGAAAAGTGACGCGACTGGAGTTGGCGTTGTCGTCGGAGCAGATTCAGTTGCTACTGAAAAACTGGGAACAGAAAATTCTTAACCCTAAGACGTACGATCAAACCACCGCGCTGATGAGTCAGTTCGACCGCGATGGAAACGGGCAGCTAGCAGGTCGCGAATTGATGCGTCTGAAAGAAAAGCATCAAGCTCTTGCACCTCAGCTTGAAAATGCGGGACCCAATGGTCTTTCCGCATACGAACTCTATCTTGCGATCGAAACGCAGGAACTTTGA
- a CDS encoding RNA polymerase sigma factor RpoD/SigA — MSYGGESVEQDSTDWSILHASSRAEESRTESTPRATADAEKRSAQLPSWEPEALRSYLAEMGKIPRLTSQQEQTLTCRVSEARQSYLRRLYGCGIVSTVVCDLLVEVVEGSRRLDRTLEVTIQGAGQKAQLLIKVREAIEQLTETVHRNRYDFRVAMDVDEQSSQRRQRAIERLMRRRHATACFLEGFGLREKFLPQWHRAVEEKLTQLDLPNSSAVNTPDSMFAMPISPEGIELFELYQETPGTLAFQWPKIEEAHQVYCQAKQELVAANLRLVVSIAKGYRNRGMNFLDLIQEGNLGLMRAVEKFDQSLGYKFATYATWWIRQAILKAIGDQSKLIRVPVRMQERIQNVLTSKAEFRLKENRDPTIEETARQANVAEKDVLHADTLTRGPLSLDAKLNDDDEFANMLPAPMDGAVMSEAGHAMIQKVLAKVLGILNEREQEILCRRYGIRDGKTQTLEEVSQAFSLTRERIRQIEIAALRKLRKSSACAHLEEWIDDPVPL; from the coding sequence ATGAGTTATGGAGGCGAAAGCGTCGAGCAGGATTCAACCGATTGGTCGATTCTGCATGCTTCATCTCGCGCTGAAGAAAGCCGCACCGAATCAACGCCGCGAGCTACTGCCGATGCGGAAAAAAGATCAGCCCAGCTGCCATCTTGGGAGCCAGAGGCGTTGCGGTCTTATCTTGCCGAAATGGGCAAGATTCCGCGACTTACTTCACAGCAAGAGCAAACGCTAACGTGTCGGGTATCGGAGGCCCGCCAAAGTTACTTGCGCCGTCTCTACGGCTGCGGAATTGTTTCGACAGTGGTTTGCGACCTGCTTGTCGAAGTGGTTGAAGGATCGCGGCGTCTTGATCGAACGCTGGAAGTCACCATCCAGGGTGCCGGACAAAAGGCACAATTGCTGATCAAAGTCCGCGAAGCGATCGAACAACTCACCGAAACGGTTCATCGAAATCGTTACGACTTTCGTGTTGCCATGGATGTCGACGAGCAGTCTTCTCAGCGGCGTCAACGCGCCATCGAACGTCTCATGCGGCGACGGCATGCGACAGCATGCTTTCTGGAAGGCTTTGGCCTGCGAGAAAAGTTTTTGCCGCAGTGGCATCGCGCGGTCGAAGAAAAGCTGACGCAGTTAGATTTGCCGAACTCGTCTGCAGTGAACACGCCGGACAGTATGTTTGCGATGCCCATTTCTCCGGAAGGGATAGAGCTGTTCGAGCTTTATCAGGAAACGCCAGGTACGTTGGCGTTTCAGTGGCCGAAGATCGAAGAAGCCCACCAGGTATATTGCCAGGCGAAGCAGGAGCTTGTTGCGGCGAATCTTCGTTTGGTCGTCTCGATTGCCAAGGGCTATCGCAATCGCGGCATGAACTTTCTCGACCTCATTCAGGAGGGCAACTTGGGCTTGATGCGTGCCGTCGAGAAATTCGATCAATCGCTGGGCTACAAGTTTGCAACGTATGCGACGTGGTGGATTCGTCAGGCAATTTTGAAGGCAATTGGTGATCAGAGCAAGTTGATTCGCGTCCCTGTGCGGATGCAGGAACGCATTCAAAATGTGCTGACCTCCAAGGCAGAGTTTCGTCTGAAAGAGAATCGAGATCCAACGATCGAAGAGACCGCTCGGCAGGCAAACGTTGCGGAGAAAGATGTCTTACATGCGGATACGCTGACGCGAGGACCGCTGTCGCTGGACGCGAAGCTGAACGACGACGATGAATTCGCGAATATGCTTCCTGCACCGATGGATGGTGCTGTTATGTCGGAAGCGGGCCATGCAATGATTCAAAAGGTGTTGGCCAAAGTCCTCGGGATACTTAACGAACGCGAGCAAGAGATTCTTTGTCGCCGCTACGGTATCCGAGACGGGAAAACGCAAACGCTTGAAGAAGTCAGCCAGGCGTTTTCGCTCACGCGAGAACGAATTCGGCAGATCGAGATCGCCGCCCTTCGAAAGTTGCGCAAGTCGAGTGCTTGTGCGCATCTGGAAGAATGGATCGACGATCCCGTTCCGCTGTAA
- a CDS encoding HD domain-containing protein yields the protein MAQPSKLRRQIAHQAARLLYDRSESEYYQAKMKAARRVQRGWVKEADLPTNSEIRDEVQSMARMFEGDTRLDHLLAMRLEGLRMMRLLDRFRPKIVGSVLTGHVRRGSDIDLHVFSDSISSVTAALENEGIRFDFQRKHVNKPGAAGVYTHIHVREEYPFELTVRATKDASVVSKSSITGKPQERMTLPEFEKFLKDTYDPQQYEEGLAAVENQVDRFLQYEAMLLPLENVKQNPKWHPEGDALYHSLQVFDLARDQLPYDEEFLLAALLHDVGKAIDPHDHVEAGLEALGTDITERTHWLIAHHMEAQLVLDGTIGARAKRRLKESEDYDELILLARCDREGRQVGVDCSELEEAIDYLRQLSYECDAW from the coding sequence AAAGCGGCCCGACGTGTCCAACGAGGCTGGGTCAAAGAAGCCGACCTGCCAACGAACTCCGAGATTCGTGACGAAGTTCAGTCGATGGCTCGGATGTTTGAAGGGGACACGCGGCTTGATCATCTGCTGGCGATGCGTCTGGAGGGCCTTCGCATGATGCGCCTGCTCGATCGATTTCGCCCCAAGATTGTCGGCAGTGTTCTGACCGGCCATGTTCGCCGCGGATCGGACATCGACTTGCATGTTTTCAGCGATAGCATCTCTTCGGTCACCGCAGCTTTGGAAAACGAAGGGATTCGCTTCGATTTCCAGCGCAAACATGTCAATAAGCCCGGCGCCGCTGGGGTCTATACGCATATCCATGTCCGCGAGGAATATCCTTTCGAGCTAACCGTTCGTGCGACAAAGGATGCCTCGGTCGTTTCGAAAAGTTCGATCACCGGCAAACCTCAAGAGCGAATGACGCTGCCTGAGTTTGAAAAGTTTCTAAAAGACACCTACGACCCGCAGCAATACGAAGAAGGCCTCGCAGCCGTCGAGAATCAAGTAGATCGTTTTCTGCAGTACGAAGCGATGTTACTTCCGCTGGAAAACGTGAAGCAAAACCCTAAGTGGCACCCGGAAGGAGATGCCCTGTACCACAGCTTACAGGTCTTCGACTTAGCCCGAGACCAACTGCCATACGACGAAGAGTTTCTGCTGGCGGCACTGCTGCACGATGTTGGAAAAGCGATTGACCCGCACGACCATGTCGAAGCAGGCCTCGAAGCATTAGGGACCGATATTACCGAGCGAACCCACTGGCTGATCGCTCATCACATGGAAGCACAACTCGTTTTGGATGGCACGATCGGGGCTCGAGCGAAACGACGGCTTAAGGAGTCGGAAGACTACGACGAGCTAATCTTATTGGCCCGTTGCGATCGCGAAGGTCGGCAAGTCGGCGTTGACTGCAGCGAACTGGAAGAGGCAATCGATTATCTGCGTCAGCTTTCGTACGAATGCGACGCCTGGTAA